From the genome of Canis lupus baileyi chromosome 4, mCanLup2.hap1, whole genome shotgun sequence:
TCCGTCAAGACATGTTTGCTGCAAGTATCAGAATGAAGCATGCATGCTGAAAGACCGCCTGTTGGGGTTCCCAGCCGGGGCCTCCCACCCCAGAACGGCCATGCCTTCCTCAAACTTGCATTGTTAAGTGGTATGGCCCAGACCTCAACTAGAGTCCGTTGCGCCTATCCGAGGGCAAATTCCAACTCCCGCCCTCTTGCTGACCCGACCTCATGATTTATTACACCAGTGGAGAACgccacaggcagaagcaggccagCGCCAGGACTTCCAACCTCAGGATCCCTCCCAACTGCTGTGCCGCCGCCTCTTCCTGTCTCACCACTGCGAAATGAGAGAACCTTGGACTACAGCCTCAGGTGCACCACCGCTCAGGCCCAGCCTCTTCCCACTATCTTGCAGGCCTGGCCTGGCCGCTTCTCGAATAGGGTCTTCTTACCCTAAAGAAGATGGCCATGGTTCCGACGATCCCCTCTCTCCGACTCGATGTCGAGTCTCTCCTGGCCCTACACTTCCATCTCCAGACAGCGAGGGGGGAGGACTGCTCTTTTCAGGGCTACGTACCTATAGGGATTCGGGTACCGCTGCCAGAAGGCAGCGAACACTTGGTCCCAGGAACTCCGGAGCACGCTCTGGCCCAGGAAATACTTCACCATCGTCCCGGCCGGGGCGGGTTCAGCACCCGCGCAGCATCAGGGGTGCGAAGCCCGGGGGGGGCACGCAGAGGCCGGGCCGGGACTCGGCGCACACCCGCCAGACTCGCAGCTCAGTAACCACCACGCCGCGCCCAAGGAGCCGCCGCCGCCATGAGGAGCTGTCGGGCCGCGCGCAACTTCCGGCGCAGCCGAGCAGTACCGACCACTTCCGGCGCCCGGGCACGtgaccccgcggccccgccccctcacccTTTACACTCGCCCCCCCTCGCCCGCGGGAGTCTCGGCGCTGCAGGACCGACCCGGGTTGAAGGGGCCCCTAGGTTCTGTGGGGAGGAGTCCGTGCCGGATCGACGCCTGAGCCCGAAGGCCGAGCTGGGCGGCGGCATGCGGCGCCGTTGAGGGCGCTGCCGCGCGCGCTCCCAGGCCGCCCTGAGTCCTGGGCTCTTTGAAGGAGGGTCAGCGCCGGGGGCCGAGGAGTGGGGCACACGGGGGAGCTGCCGGAGCTCCCGCCGACGCCGTGTCTCCAGGCGTAGCTTGGCGCCTGGGGTCAGGGGCCGAGGCTTGGGCGCTGCCTGCCCGAGCGGAGATCCGGGTTTGCCTCCCGCCCCCGCTCAGGACCCTGAGGCGGGTGAGGCAGCCCAGAGAGCATGAGCGGGCAGCGCGTGGACGTCAAGGTGGTGATGCTGGGCAAGGAGTACGTGGGCAAGACAAGCTTGGTGGAACGATACGTGCACGACCGCTTCCTGGTGGGGCCCTATCAGAACGTGAGTGCGCCGCGCGGGGCCCGGCACGAGTGGGAGGGAGCTGGCCGGCACCCGCGGCCCTGATCGCTTGCCACTGATTGCAGACCATCGGGGCTGCCTTCGTGGCCAAGGTGATGTCCGTTGGAGACCGGACGGTGACTTTAGGTATTTGGGTAAGTCCCCTGGGCAAGCAATCCTAAGACCCATTCCTGAGGAGGCTTATTTTCTCCTGCCTGTTACTGGCTGACTAGAGGCCATTTTTCTATTCCAGACCCCAGTTTAAAATAGGGGTCTGGAGAACGTAGTACTAGTTTGCAGTCTTGGGGAGTAGGTCAGGAACTCAGGCTGAGCCGCCCCTGCCCTTCAGGACACAGCAGGCTCTGAGCGCTACGAGGCCATGAGCCGGATCTACTACCGGGGAGCGAAGGCTGCCATCGTCTGCTATGGTAAGAGAGGTTCTGGCCTGTTCCTCAAACAAGAGGGGGTGGATGTCAGGCTGGTCTTAGAGAACAGCACCTGATTCTTGGTTGTTCTCTGCGTGTCTGTATTAAGACCTGACGGACAGTAGCAGTTTTGAGCGGGCAAAGTTCTGGGTGAAGGAACTGCGCAACCTAGAGGAGGTAAGTGCCAGACCTCACCAGAAAACCTGGGGCTGGGGTCTATGGGAGGGACCCTGACCTTGTCTTTTGCTCTAGGGTTGTCAGATCTACCTGTGTGGCACCAAGAGTGACCTGCTGGAGGAGGACAGGCGGCGTCGACGTGTGGACTTCCACGATGTCCAGGACTACGCAGACAGTAGCTGTTCTCAGctccccaggggtgggggagggaggtggctgCTTGGGTAGAGCACAGAAAATATGAACTGCCTTAGCTGCCATGGCTAGGCTAGATCCCTTGGGAAGAGCTTCTGGCCTCCCTGAATGTGTGGGGTACATTAATTTCCCTGAACTGCTAGCCTTCCCTTTTGCTTCTGATTCTCAGGTAGGAGGCTTTAGTCACTTCTCTTTACAGATATCAAAGCTCAGCTCTTTGAAACATCCAGCAAGACAGGCCAGAGTGTGGGTGAGTGCTGTCAGGGGGCCTCACAGCAGGAATAGGCAGGGCAtcagaggaggcagagaagagcCTGGAGGGCTGAGTTACTGGGTTGGGTGATTCCAGGGTCACTGACTTTGAGTTCTCACTGACTTGTCCTTTTTCCTGCCAGACGAGCTCTTCCAGAAAGTGGCAGAGGATTACGTCAGTGTGGCTGCCTTCCAGGTGATGACAGGTGTGTGCTTCCCCAGACACTGGAGACTTCCTGTAGCCCCACAGCATCTGGCCCCCTTCACGAGTTACCTGATCCCCAAACAGAATGGTGCTGAGCTGCCACCTCTCTTTGACAGAGGACAAGGGCGTGGACCTGGGCCAGAAGGCAAACCCCTACTTCTACAGCTGTTGTCATCACTGAGACACCACCactcacctggtctaggggaatTAAAGGAATTCCCCCAGAAGGGCTAGATCTAGCTCCCATCTGGGCTTGAGTGGTCATACGTCTGAGCTACCCCCAGTCCCCGTGGCAGCAGAGGTGGCACCTGCCTGTGCTGGCCCATGGAATGGAGGCAGCATTGGGCTGACTGATGGGTGTGAGGAGGGTAAAGGCTTACTTGGACCCCAGGCTCTTGCCCTGGAAGCACTTGTGTCTGCAGATTATTTAAGTggctttttatttgtaaataaaatcgATGCACTGTGAATCACActcagcccctctccctgctgtgtGGATTAGGTGTCAAGACACCTAGTtctttctggggacacctggctggcctGACTTCCTACATTAAGGCTCCTCCCAGCTCTTATCCTTTTGGAAACCAAGTACTTCACTCCAGTGTTGCATCTGAGATAATGTAGAAACAGAAGGgcctttttctattctttaggGGGGGGACAAAGATAGGTGAGAAGCTGGGTTTGGGGAAATGCAAAGCTCACGCAAGACAGGCACTTAAGTGGTGCCCAGAGATCAAAGGATCAAGCACTCCTAACTCAGACTAGCAGGTTCTACCACTACTTCTGTCATGCCTAAATCCTGGAGTCATGTCTGTGGCTCAATCCTAAGCTTCCCAGGGACATATAATGTggtttaatgaagaaaaattgtTACGTTCTGCAACACAGAAAGGTCTTACGGATCCAGATTGGGATCCCAATTCAGCTGTCAATAGAAAAGGGACTGTAACTTGGGCTtgaatttctcatctgtaaaatgaggtgacCACTACCCAGTTCAGGGCAGCAAAGATCCTGAGCAAATAGTAATGCTAGGATTGAATGCTTACCTTCCCACACTACTCCCCAGACTCACACTCAGAAAATGCTCTGGTTCcgcttccttttttaaaaccaattccttaaaataccCTTCCTTCGTGGGTAATGGAAGCTTCCTATATAGAGGCTGAAACTGACACCAGCCActcccaaaagaaatgaaagacattttggTAGCTGGTGGCTGCTGGGAGGAAACCCACACCACTCCTGGAGATGCTTAGAGGAGGGGTTCACCTCCCCATGTCCCCAACCTGGGAACTAATCTTGGGCTGGTTTCTGCTCTTACCCCAAACCCGTCCTCCCTCCTGTTAAGCTACATCTCCCCACGgacaacaaacaaaacacagggcAAGGGCCATAAGAGTAAAGTTAAACTTTActttacagtaattttttttctatatacaaaGAATTACAGTACATGTTTATGGGGACTCCTACAGGGTTCCCCTCATTTTCACTAAGAGTTTCACTTACAGCTGACAATctatggggagggagggggcaaaaGACCAGTGATGGACCTCAGCTgacaaccccccccccgcccctttctaaaaaatatatagatctcTATTGTCAGCTTGTTTCTTCGCCAAGACTTAGAAAGCTGCTCTTCCCATGAGCTCCCGTGTGCTGCACTCACCCATCTTCAATACACTCTACATGCACACACAGCAGCACCCACCTTGGACCTGGAGACCGCCTGTTTTCTGCCCTACCCTGGAAGTCTAAAGCACCACAACCATTCACTTTTGCTCCTACTCCCTGGGCTCATCTCCTGTCCACAAAGCTTTGCTGGACTTCCAGGATATTAGAACTGAAGCCCCTCAATAGCCTGATGTTTTGAAAGTCATGGGAAAGCAGCTCTAGAGAAGGGACCATGTAAGAGTTTAACATGATTTTGCTTATGCTAGGAGGAAACATTTCTCAGGCTGTGgatttctaattaaaataaactCTTTCCACTTCCTTAAGAAATATTACCCTTAATTTTCATAAGCAATAGAGGTGCTCCCATGAGAGTGGAAGAggtagagaggggcagaaggtaaCAGGAGAACCCCACAGCTGGAGCTCTCTACCAACCTGTTCTAGGCAGTGTGGACGGAGGCTACACCAGGTGACAAGGTGACACCAGCCCTGAGAAACTCAATGGCCACCCTCGTCTGGATACAGCATCTCTTCTGCCTAGGATTACACTGAACCACTCCAGGGTCGGGTGCAGGCTTCACTGAGGCTCTGCCTTTTTCTCTAATAGAGCCTCAAAGAAACCATTCTACATAAATTTCTTCCTCCAAAGCAGGAACCTGGGTTTCTCAATTCACCAGTCCCTCTCAACCCTTGGCAGTGCTTATTTATACCAGAAAATTAGCACCatcattacatttttttgtgtTCAAAGCAATTATCTATTATTTCAATCTGTCCTACAGCAACCTCTGGCCCTGCTGCAATGGCCCTAGGAAGCTCAGCTGAGAGCTAATTGGTCATAACCAATGACAGTCTCGTGCAGCAGCTACCTAGCTCTAAGTGATCTGGAATGTCTAGCACATGAAGCAGCCCAAGCATTATTTAGCAGGAAAAGGGACTTGTGGAAGCTCCTTTCCTGCAATGACCTCAGGTGAGGACACTGGGCCACTCCGACCTCCTGGTTGACAAACCCCAAAAGGATGACAATATCCTCCAAAAAAGCCTTAGGAGAAAACCCACTTTATAGGAGCGGAGGGCAAAATCCAACCACGTTTAGTGCTTTCCTGATTCCTTTCCACAGGGGAAGCTGCCAGGACCATACTTCCTTCCTGCCATTCTGTTCTCATGATGTGACCTGGGAGTCCAGTTCCAGTAAGGAGATGCTGCTGAACCTGGGAAAGGATCACTGATGCGCTTTGTGCCCTGACTGTAGTGTGGGGTAGAGAATGTGATAAAACAATTATTTCCATCGATGCTAAAGATGCAGATTTGGTAGTTATTCATTAGAGGATCAACACAGTGACTTAAATCACCTCAAACTCAGTAACTTATGGGGGAAGCAGACATTTAAAAACCTGGGATACTTCTGTAGCTTTGACAGCTATTTTGCTATTAGAATGGGTTTCTCCAAAGGAGAAGCAAACGAGGCTTTGAATTCAAATTTCCATAAAGTCCTTTTGACTTAACAGGGCTAGGAGACATATTGGTTCTTTAGCAACCTATGGAAGCCATGGCTTCCCTCTTGGAAACATTTCCTGGGGACTGGCTCAGAGGCATTCTCTTGAGATCCTGATTTCCAGGCACTTGGCCAAATACCAAAATACCACCCTACACAAAGATCAGGATTCTAAGAGAAAAGCTTTCCTTTTAACTGCCAATTCACACCCTCTGGAGAAAAGGTCTCAGTACAGGGCTCCAGGAGAGTCCCCAAGGGCTGGCAAGGTTACTCCCTCCCCACTGACCCTCATGCAAGTGTCTCAATTTCCCAACAGTCCTTCTGGCTCTGCTTCTAATTGTATGGTGACTGCTTTCTTGATGTTAACAATCTGGTATCAGGTATGAGGTGGGCCTGATAGCTGAATTTCTAGTTTCCATTCTACCTGAGAGCCTTTCAGTAACCCTCACAAAAGCCTGGTTGTCTATCCATTTAGATAAAGAactgccacccccccaccctcacccccaaacCAAGCACACCTCAAAAGTTGTTTTCCCAGGCAGTTCTGGAAGGAAGTTTCCAGCAAATGGTGGAGAATGGaaagaaccaaaacaaaatcACAGTGGCCAATTATGGCCCACCTTTCCCTCACTCCTTGTCCTGTGAGACATATCTAGAGAGCGGATGTCAAGTCAATTACCTACCAAAGCCTATTTCAGGATCAAACTtctccacttaattttttttacatagcCTGCacacaccccacccacccccaaattcACAGTTTATTTCATGAAACAAAGAGCTACGGTAATTTAACACACAACATAGTGAAAGGAGATTCTGACAGTGCAGTGCGAATATCTTTTTCTGATCACAACTACAGATGACAGGAGAGAAAAGGGCACAGGACTGGCACCAAGCAAACCCTACTCATACAGCCTAAGAGATTAGGGAAAGGGACCTACTAGCTGCAGTTATATACTTATTATTCTCACACATGATAAATACTTAATATAACGAACTTTAATGTTCTGGgtggatttctttaaaaatatcttttccatggtttaaaattttaaaaagaaaataagatgctttgttttctcttccttttgaacAAAGAAGTTTTCTTCTCTCATGATGTGGGAAGAGAGGATGAAAAGGGGAGAACTAGGCAGGTGGAATTTACAGAGGAGATTCCGAGGTCTAAGTGGGATGCAGATAGGCCCCTAGACTCGGGACAGCCCTGCCCAGCCTCGCACCTCTGCCTGAGTTCAGGTGTCTCAACCCGAGACAGACtttgggaaataaaagcaaattcttttaatctttatataAAGCGCAAATGCTTCTATAACTATTGTTCCCTCCTTAGAAGTGATGTGGGTAACCTCAATGAGAACTTAGGAGGAGGAAATTGGGACAAAATACAGAATCCTGTTGAGGGTGTAAAAGCCATAACTGAAACAGAATGGCCAGGAGACATCTGGGCCAGGAGATGGTCTGTTGGCTAAAGCTGCTGGCTAAGTTGGCAAAGCAGAGAGGTAAACATGTTTGGTCTAGGGACAAAAGGAGGGGTGAGTGAATGGGAAGGAACTGGCCAAACAGCACTTCCTGTTGGCAGTTGGTGAGCTGGGTGAATGGTAGGGCAGGGTAGCACCAACAGATTTCCCAGCCCTTGGGCCCCAGCTCAGGGCAGCAGTAACAGATAATCAGCAGTTATGAGGAATCATCTCTCAGACTGGACATTGCTCTGAACACCCCATCTTGCCAGTCATAGGGGAAGGGTTCTGGCTTGCCTTTGAACAAGGTCAGTAGGCAGGTGCTCTCAATATAGAACACAGCGATTCTCAGGGATAGGGTGGTAGACTCCACCAGTGAAGGAGAGGACTCCCTCCATTCAGGTAAGAGAGTGAAGGATCAGAAGAGAGGGAATCTTCTATCAGGATCTGGCACTCTCCCTGAGCTGGTGGTAGATGTAGCCCAGAGCTTGCCAGAGGTTCCCTATGTCCACTGCCCAACTCTGAAATCTGAAAGCACCTGAGTATTTAGGGGGCGGGCATGGGGGTGGGCTGATGTAAAAGGAGGAAAACAGGTAGAAAAGAAAGGTAAGCTTGCCAATTGCCTTCTTATACTTGAGGAAAGCTATGTCCTTGTAGAGCCCAGCCCCCCACAACCAGCTGCTCTGTCAAGGACAGAGTTTCAGACTGCACAACCCAGACAGCAGTAGTAGTGGCTGCCCAGCCAATGGCTCCACGTGGCCTCAATGCAACCCCCTCCCACCTATAGTGACCTCCACATGagcgtgcatgcatgcacacgcacacacaagcacaccCAACCAGGGGACACTTACTCAACACAACTACTTCTGGGGCCATAAAGGACATTACAAAATGAGTCTGGAGCCCCAGGGCCCCTCAGAACTTCCTGTTATTTCCTGGTCAAAGGTTCGTGAAAACAACCTGGGAACCCAGGCAGGCATGTTAGACTCACAGGGATCAGGTCTTCTTTATCTCTGTATCTCCTGTCAGTGACTAGCACCTGGTCTAGCACATGTGAGTGCTCAAGAAATCACCACTGATATGAACAGATATCAGTTCCTCCCAAGTGTTCATCAGGTGCCCTCAGAGGGGTTCAGTAGGGCTAGAGAAATAGCTTTGAGAGCCCCTCTACCTTCCAACCTGACCAGTGGAATTGAATCCCATGCTTGACTCCAGAGTGGACTTTTTATTTCAAGTTACCATGTGTAAAGATTGGAGGAAAAAGACCGAAGTCTGTCTGTCTCCTTGGCTAGGGCCCACTTGGATTTCCATACATGGTTTACACAACCACATGCCCCCACTGGCTAATGTCACAAGAGTTCTGAGTGTTGGGATATAAGGAAAGAATAACAGTGGAAAAGTGTTGAGGGTCTGTTTTttaagaggggaaaagagagatgaTTTTCCCTTTCCCAAGAACCCTGGGGGCAGCTGGTCTGGTCATGTGACATTTACTCATATTACTTCTGTTCTGACTCTGCACACTTGTGACTGGAAGGAGCCTGGTTAAGAGCTGGAAGTGTATTTTGCTCTGGTTTAGGGTCTTGCCCTCTTCCAAGAGACCAGCAAGTCTGTGCCAATGTCTGTGTGTTCCCAGAGGACCAGCAAGACGGCGATATTGTCTGTCCAGCCACCATGGGCCAGAGCCCTGGCCCTGGTGAGGActttcccagggcccagggactCTGCTCTGCAGTTGCCAACTTCTTCTCTTCAGTACAGAGGGTGGATGGGGCCTTCCCAAGAGGCCTGAAGGACTGCCCACTCTTGGCAGCAAGTCCAGGTAGTTGCTGGCCTCCGGTCATCTGCTTCACCTGCTTCACCAGGCCTGGTGCTTGGCTGGGAGGCCCTGGTATCTGCTCCACCCCTGCAGGTGCTCTTCCTGAGGCCTGAGTTGTTGGCTCATATAAAAAAGCCTTGGCAGAAGGCTGAGAGAGAAGTCTGGCCTGGGTGAGTGATTTAACCGCTTGCCAGGGGTGCTCCGAAGGGACGGCTGTTTTCCCTGGTGGCTGAAGGACAGGGTCTGACATACTGCCTCTCTCTACAGCTCGTGGCATCTGCCCCAGACCTTTACTGGCAGTCCATGAGCTTGACTCCAACACTGGCATCTTCTCATCAACCTGTGGTGTGACCTCATGAGGTGAAGCAGCCCGCTCTTTCTGGTGAGGAGTTAGGTCTATGAGATCCATCACCAAAGCAGCTCTATTTTTTGACTGAGTATTCTGGTCCACGGGCCTCAGTGCTTTTTCTTTAGCTACCAGGGTCTGGACCACAGCTGAAAGTACTTTGTCAGGAGGTGGGAGTCTCTGGGACAAAGAAGCATGGGATTTGTCTGGGGGCCTGTCTGAAGTCTGGGGTTTGGGACTGCTGGTGACAAGCAGTCTGTCTGGCGGTGGAAGTCtcaggccaggagggcctggggttTTCTCCAGTGACTGGGGCCTTGGGCTGGCAGCACCTATGGATTTATCCAGCCTTGGGTCAGCTGTCCCCAGAGGTCTTTCCAGTGATTGAGACCTGACTGAGGGTGAGGAGCTTATACCGGTCACTGGAGAGGGTTTGTCAGATAGTAGGGGTCTTGGTCCTGCCACTGCAGGTGGCCTGTCCAATGGCTTCTGGCTGGATACCAAGGATTGGGGTTTGGTCCCCGACCCAGCAAGGTCCCTGACCCTATCTACAGGCTGGGGCCTGGAGTCAGTTCTATCAGGAGGTCTTTCAGGCAGCAGTGGCCTCTGACAAGTTCCTGCCAGAGCTTTTTTGGACAGTGACAGTGTCTGGTTGGTGTCAGCAGGCAGCTTATCCAACATCTTGGGCCCCTGAGCAGCCACTCCTGATGAATGCTCTGCCAGGTGAGTGCCTGGGCCTGGAGGCAGCGGTACTGGGGGAGGCACATACTCACGGATCTCCCCAGGTTCCAAAGGGTTGGGCCCACAGGGGTCATGCTCAGTACAAGACAAACGCCCATCCAGTTTGGAGATGAAGAGCATCCCTTCCCGATGCTGTTTACAAAAGGAGCTGGGACACATCTCACAGAAGGAGGCTGCTTCCTTCCCACAGATGTCACACTGATGCCAAGGACACTCCCATTTCCCTAAAAACAAAGATGTGAAACAAACACTTAGGAAAACAAGCAAGGTGCATGAAATGGACCGTGGCTCTGAGTGTGCGTCAAAGGAGTGATTTCAAATTGCTACCTTCTGTAGAAAGCTCATGCCACTCACTTAACACCTCCCCGGCCCCAGAATCTGATTCTCCTGtataacacataaaaataaaagcaaagtacCAAGTACCAACTGATTATCAACTAAACATATAGGCAGTGGTAATTTCTTATTTCTATGACTATTTCTAGGGGGGGTAAAAACCCAAAGCTCCTCTTAGATAGGATGTGAAGACATTACTTCCACAGTTTTGCAAACTCCATTTGTCTTTATAAAGCCTTTAAATATTCAACTCTAAAGGGATAATCTCAGCTATTAAAACTTCTACTTATTTGGTTATATTTAGGAACAGGGAGGAGATACACAAATATGAAAAACTGGGCAGATTTTCTTTTGCTCGGTTTCAAGTCTTGAAACTAGCACAAATTTTACCTATATTGTCCACACAGAACAAGTGGAAAAGATCCTGACCTACCATCTGTTTGCCCTATTTCATGATACCTGAGAGTCTCTGATGTCCATGGTGTTTTAGTCCAAGTTCAGTTTCCAAATAAACCCTGACTCCTGGCTTCTATGCAAGACAAGTTCTATTGCAGCCTGTACCAGCTATAATCCTGAACTATTGATCCTGAAACAATTCTCCATCTCCACTTCCTGACATGACTTGTCAAGTGGCCTTGCCCTCACACTACCTCTGTTTCTATTATTGCATTACCCCTGGCAACTATACATCAAAGGAAAGCTAGTTCAGGACAAACTCCTCTCACTCCCACCCCAAAGTTCTCTCTGCAATTCCTGGGAGCAGGCCACTTGTGATGTATAATCTCCTCAGATGGAGTGGCCCCCTATTGCTTTCTTGCTTCTGTCAATAAAAACAGACCACATATCCAACTTCCTTAAAATCCTTCTAACTCCAAACGACCACTCAAAAGCTAGCGGCTATGCCAGCCACAAATTCCTTAACACCTTCTATCTGCCTAAGCAGCTTTCTCATATATCCGCTGATGGAGCTGCCTCTCTGTCAGAAGGGAGTGGGTGAAGGGGGCTAAAAGGATGTCTAGTCCACACTTCACTGACTGAATTAACCCCAAACTCCATGCTATATCAACCTCTCTTTCTTTTGAAAGGAAACAGATTTAGTGGCCTTGATGTCAGAAAACCTGGCTTTCAATTCAACTCCTCCATCTACATGCTCTATTGTGACAAGTCATCTCACCAAACTGGACTCTCAGTTTTCCTCATCTGCATCATGGGAAGGTGAAAAGGTCTCATCTTTATGGGTTGCTGGGAGGataaaataacataacataaatataaacaaactgCTTGACATATAATAAGTTTGTGTTCCCTTCTCTAACCTAGGATTCCAAGCCTTTATTTCCAGAATGAGAATATGAACCATACCTCCTTCAATGCTATAAAATGGGAAGACCATGGGGCTCTGACAATTCTGGCAGAGAACAAGCAGCACGCTAAATGGATTTTGTCACCAACCTGCTGGTCGCTTGGTTAGATTTAGACAGTCAGCGTGGTAAACTTTTGGGCAGCCTGGCTTCTTACAGGAGACGAGCTGGCCAGCATCCCCACAG
Proteins encoded in this window:
- the RAB24 gene encoding ras-related protein Rab-24 isoform X3, which translates into the protein MSGQRVDVKVVMLGKEYVGKTSLVERYVHDRFLVGPYQNTIGAAFVAKVMSVGDRTVTLGIWDTAGSERYEAMSRIYYRGAKAAIVCYDLTDSSSFERAKFWVKELRNLEEGCQIYLCGTKSDLLEEDRRRRRVDFHDVQDYADSSCSQLPRDIKAQLFETSSKTGQSVDELFQKVAEDYVSVAAFQVMTATSGPAAMALGSSAES
- the RAB24 gene encoding ras-related protein Rab-24 isoform X5 encodes the protein MSGQRVDVKVVMLGKEYVGKTSLVERYVHDRFLVGPYQNTIGAAFVAKVMSVGDRTVTLGIWDTAGSERYEAMSRIYYRGAKAAIVCYDLTDSSSFERAKFWVKELRNLEEGCQIYLCGTKSDLLEEDRRRRRVDFHDVQDYADNIKAQLFETSSKTGQSVDELFQKVAEDYVSVAAFQVMTGEAARTILPSCHSVLMM
- the RAB24 gene encoding ras-related protein Rab-24 isoform X2; the protein is MSGQRVDVKVVMLGKEYVGKTSLVERYVHDRFLVGPYQNTIGAAFVAKVMSVGDRTVTLGIWDTAGSERYEAMSRIYYRGAKAAIVCYDLTDSSSFERAKFWVKELRNLEEGCQIYLCGTKSDLLEEDRRRRRVDFHDVQDYADSSCSQLPRDIKAQLFETSSKTGQSVDELFQKVAEDYVSVAAFQVMTGEAARTILPSCHSVLMM
- the RAB24 gene encoding ras-related protein Rab-24 isoform X4: MSGQRVDVKVVMLGKEYVGKTSLVERYVHDRFLVGPYQNTIGAAFVAKVMSVGDRTVTLGIWDTAGSERYEAMSRIYYRGAKAAIVCYDLTDSSSFERAKFWVKELRNLEEGCQIYLCGTKSDLLEEDRRRRRVDFHDVQDYADNIKAQLFETSSKTGQSVDELFQKVAEDYVSVAAFQVMTEDKGVDLGQKANPYFYSCCHH
- the RAB24 gene encoding ras-related protein Rab-24 isoform X1 yields the protein MSGQRVDVKVVMLGKEYVGKTSLVERYVHDRFLVGPYQNTIGAAFVAKVMSVGDRTVTLGIWDTAGSERYEAMSRIYYRGAKAAIVCYDLTDSSSFERAKFWVKELRNLEEGCQIYLCGTKSDLLEEDRRRRRVDFHDVQDYADSSCSQLPRDIKAQLFETSSKTGQSVDELFQKVAEDYVSVAAFQVMTEDKGVDLGQKANPYFYSCCHH